A window of Argopecten irradians isolate NY chromosome 1, Ai_NY, whole genome shotgun sequence contains these coding sequences:
- the LOC138333778 gene encoding uncharacterized protein → MENLMTTAPVSNNAGDRLNNALATLRSEMADLRQQDVMLMKQLIHINDTIQSLSKRRPSTHRPLKKKLSFVNGRREFVNSDESIPETSSNIHQKRMTWSFSGSFGSIDSSGSTEDMGFMDSDSDDSLCSTEHTLSDSLSSVTSKSMFIAKIPETDEQSYEEIFRRNIKLWKFSKSESFEHSVVS, encoded by the exons ATGGAAAATTTAATGACAACAGCTCCAGTCAGTAACAATGCTGGCGATAGACTTAACAATGCACTAGCTACACTCAGGAGTGAAAtg GCTGATCTTCGTCAACAAGATGTGATGCTAATGAAACAGCTAATTCACATCAACGATACGATTCAGAGTCTCTCCAAGCGACGACCAAGTACACACAGACCCCTGAAGAAGAAATTATCGTTTGTAAATGGTCGGAGGGAGTTTGTTAATAGTGATGAATCCATTCCAGAAACGTCCTCAAACATCCATCAGAAACGAATGACATGGAGTTTCAGTGGATCTTTTGGAAGCATTG atTCATCTGGTTCAACAGAAGACATGGGGTTTATGGACTCAGATAGCGATGATAGTCTTTGTAGTACAGAACACACTCTCAGTGACTCCTTATCTTCTGTTACATCGAAATCCATGTTCATAGCCAAAATTCCCGAAACAGACGAGCAATCGTATGAAGAAATTTTCAGAAGAAATATTAAATTATGGAAGTTCTCCAAGTCAGAAAGTTTCGAACATTCAGTTGTGTCTTGA